One genomic region from Microcoleus sp. AS-A8 encodes:
- a CDS encoding alpha/beta hydrolase, with the protein MFDYSSTTALMIEQAKTREDALPLRNENCRSKFFLQPHMPAKVFLFFHGFTAGPYQFEPLGEALFQSGYNVIVPLQPGHGIAGDWKGDNPPPLAEDAQVYKQFVLEWLHQAKSLGKQLIVGGYSTGGTLAAWLAQEYPQHIEKTLLFAPYLSGMNKLVDWLVETLPFYYEWLNKDNPGNFGYEGFPIPAARIFLDMGQEILDRAKTTPATPMLIVSSASDQATNLHEHQELFESVLTYQPKSWYYCFDKKLDIPHTMMTELEGNKYLDQLLTLAKTYIESELTWTEIQKKGLLS; encoded by the coding sequence ATGTTTGACTACTCCAGCACAACAGCCCTGATGATTGAACAAGCTAAAACTCGCGAAGACGCTTTGCCACTTCGTAATGAAAATTGCCGTTCAAAATTCTTTTTGCAACCCCATATGCCTGCAAAAGTTTTCCTTTTTTTTCACGGTTTTACCGCTGGCCCCTACCAGTTTGAGCCACTAGGAGAAGCCTTATTCCAATCCGGCTACAATGTCATCGTTCCATTGCAACCCGGTCATGGAATTGCAGGAGATTGGAAGGGAGATAATCCCCCTCCCTTAGCAGAAGACGCCCAAGTCTATAAACAATTTGTGCTGGAGTGGTTACATCAAGCTAAATCTCTAGGGAAACAATTGATAGTTGGAGGATATTCCACTGGCGGTACCTTGGCGGCTTGGTTGGCTCAAGAATATCCTCAGCATATTGAAAAAACCCTGCTCTTTGCTCCCTACTTGAGCGGTATGAACAAACTTGTGGATTGGCTGGTAGAAACTCTTCCGTTTTACTATGAGTGGCTGAACAAAGACAACCCAGGAAATTTTGGTTATGAGGGTTTTCCTATCCCTGCCGCGAGGATTTTTTTAGATATGGGACAAGAGATTCTTGATCGCGCTAAAACTACTCCTGCCACACCGATGTTAATTGTTTCCAGTGCCAGCGACCAAGCCACTAACCTGCACGAACACCAGGAGTTATTTGAATCCGTACTGACTTATCAACCTAAATCCTGGTATTACTGCTTTGATAAAAAGCTAGATATCCCCCACACCATGATGACCGAACTTGAAGGAAATAAATACCTTGATCAGCTCCTCACCCTGGCTAAAACTTATATAGAAAGCGAGTTAACCTGGACTGAGATACAGAAAAAAGGATTATTAAGCTAA
- a CDS encoding NAD(P)-dependent oxidoreductase: MKKLLVTGASGFLGWNLCQLAKQEWDIYGTSFSHTVEISDITLLKVDLIDFEELKRIFQEIQPDAVIHTAAQSSPNVCQSNPEESHAINVTASCNLAGLCADYSIPCAFTSTDLVFNGLNPPYKETDSVSPVNLYGEQKVMAEEGMLERYPMTAICRMPLMFGVAAPPAQSFMQPFIQTLRERKELSLFTDEFRTPASGTTAAKGLLLALEKVNGRIHLGGKERMSRYEFGRLLVKVFELPSEGLKGCRQADVKMAASRPPDVSLDSAKAFNLGYAPLSLREELEALRGQI, encoded by the coding sequence ATGAAAAAGCTCTTAGTTACAGGTGCCAGTGGTTTTTTGGGATGGAACCTTTGCCAGCTAGCCAAACAAGAATGGGATATTTATGGCACGTCTTTTTCACACACTGTAGAGATTTCAGATATCACTCTTCTGAAAGTTGACTTAATAGATTTTGAGGAACTCAAGCGCATTTTTCAGGAAATTCAGCCAGATGCCGTTATCCATACAGCCGCGCAATCCAGCCCGAATGTTTGTCAAAGTAATCCTGAGGAGTCCCATGCGATTAATGTAACGGCATCGTGTAATCTTGCAGGGCTTTGTGCGGATTATTCTATACCTTGTGCTTTTACTTCAACGGACTTAGTTTTTAATGGATTAAATCCTCCCTATAAAGAGACGGACTCCGTGTCTCCTGTCAACTTATATGGGGAACAAAAAGTCATGGCAGAGGAAGGGATGTTAGAGCGTTATCCGATGACGGCTATTTGCCGGATGCCGTTAATGTTTGGTGTAGCTGCACCTCCAGCTCAAAGTTTCATGCAGCCATTTATTCAAACGTTGAGAGAGAGGAAAGAACTAAGTTTATTCACCGATGAGTTTCGTACTCCTGCTAGTGGAACCACAGCAGCGAAGGGTCTTTTATTGGCATTGGAGAAGGTGAATGGACGCATTCATTTAGGTGGGAAAGAACGGATGTCGCGTTATGAGTTTGGTCGTTTATTAGTAAAGGTGTTTGAACTGCCGAGTGAAGGGTTGAAAGGTTGCAGGCAAGCGGATGTAAAAATGGCGGCGTCAAGACCTCCCGATGTTTCTTTGGATAGTGCAAAGGCGTTTAATTTAGGATATGCGCCGTTATCGTTGCGGGAGGAATTGGAGGCGTTACGGGGTCAGATTTGA
- the mazG gene encoding nucleoside triphosphate pyrophosphohydrolase, translating to MSGSHEQTQLMTEASVLQALQQLIEVVAQLRSPEGGCPWDLEQTPQTLIPYVIEEAYEVVDAIRSEDKDAIAEELGDLLLQVVLQAQIASETDQFTLKEVAQGITQKLIRRHPHVFADVKVRNAEEVNQNWEQIKAAEKGETTGDAHLLSRKLTRYARTLPPLMGGMKISQKAAAAGFEWENVEGVWDKFNEELAEFKEALEHKDQAEQEAELGDLLFTLINIARWYDLDPSEALHGTNDRFIQRLSKMESVADRPLSDYTLDELETLWQQAKARLAKER from the coding sequence ATGTCCGGTTCCCACGAGCAAACTCAGCTCATGACTGAAGCGTCGGTATTACAAGCCCTGCAACAGTTGATTGAAGTCGTTGCCCAGTTGCGATCGCCTGAGGGGGGTTGTCCCTGGGATTTGGAGCAAACGCCCCAAACGCTGATACCTTACGTGATTGAGGAAGCCTATGAAGTTGTTGATGCGATTCGCAGTGAGGATAAAGACGCGATCGCAGAAGAACTAGGAGACTTACTATTGCAAGTCGTCCTCCAAGCCCAAATTGCCAGTGAAACCGATCAATTTACCCTCAAAGAAGTCGCTCAAGGCATTACCCAAAAGCTGATCCGGCGTCATCCCCATGTGTTCGCAGATGTGAAAGTCCGAAATGCTGAAGAAGTCAATCAAAACTGGGAGCAAATCAAAGCAGCAGAAAAAGGAGAAACAACAGGGGATGCTCATCTCCTCAGTCGCAAACTGACTCGCTATGCCCGAACCCTACCTCCCTTAATGGGAGGGATGAAAATCTCGCAAAAAGCAGCAGCGGCTGGCTTTGAGTGGGAGAACGTTGAGGGCGTGTGGGACAAGTTTAACGAAGAATTAGCGGAATTCAAAGAGGCACTTGAGCACAAAGATCAAGCTGAACAGGAGGCAGAACTCGGAGATTTACTCTTTACCCTGATTAATATTGCGCGTTGGTACGACCTCGACCCTTCAGAAGCGTTGCACGGAACTAATGATCGCTTTATTCAACGCTTATCGAAAATGGAATCTGTTGCAGACCGACCTCTTTCGGATTATACCTTGGATGAGTTGGAAACTCTCTGGCAGCAGGCTAAAGCCAGACTTGCTAAGGAGCGTTAA
- a CDS encoding pentapeptide repeat-containing protein, translated as MTNQPNPPQSSPPTDYPNGSSDYGTALNPVALDSSLAEVTPPQEASPLSILPLSNRSNQPSVTQNMTPSLLPLITFVAIAILILGLSINNFWIGLSGAIVTLLLSLPVIWPPLKRSLIQTLSPEERSQFVAVFGVIAAIVGLASLTGVTKRFDQVLKSIDSDSIGSLAEWIGALGQIMIAVLAVYIAWRQYVISKDLTIQQNVITQQQTIDAYFQGVCDLALDDEGLLEDWPQERAFSEGRTAAILGSVDPLGKAKVLRFLSQSRLLTPLKRDTHLGRPILDGNGGYQEDREKGVRVIELNIMLAGADLSGTDLRWTELSEANMVRANLSGCDLVKANLSRTILYEAKLSGADLKGVRLFYGSLETASPRSRSKRPDYHTGAHTGTVVENADFTDVQRLDEQERKYCCYWCGERSRRTIPGGCDGLPNKLGR; from the coding sequence ATGACCAATCAGCCCAATCCTCCTCAGTCCAGTCCGCCGACCGATTATCCGAATGGTTCCAGTGACTATGGTACCGCCTTAAATCCTGTTGCTCTTGACTCCTCTTTGGCAGAAGTGACGCCACCTCAAGAGGCAAGTCCGTTGTCTATCCTGCCGCTATCGAATCGCAGCAACCAACCGAGTGTGACTCAAAATATGACCCCATCGCTGCTTCCGTTGATTACCTTCGTGGCGATCGCAATTCTGATTCTGGGGTTATCGATCAATAACTTCTGGATTGGCCTGTCGGGAGCGATTGTCACGTTGTTGCTGTCGCTACCCGTGATTTGGCCTCCTTTGAAGCGATCGCTCATTCAAACGCTATCTCCGGAAGAGCGATCGCAATTCGTGGCTGTCTTTGGAGTTATCGCTGCGATCGTGGGTTTAGCCTCCCTGACGGGTGTCACAAAACGTTTTGATCAAGTCCTCAAGAGCATTGACTCTGACTCCATTGGTTCGCTGGCTGAATGGATTGGAGCCTTAGGTCAAATCATGATTGCCGTCCTTGCCGTTTATATTGCATGGCGACAATATGTCATTTCTAAAGACCTAACCATTCAGCAAAACGTTATTACCCAACAGCAAACCATTGATGCTTACTTTCAGGGTGTCTGTGACTTAGCTTTAGATGACGAAGGCTTGCTAGAAGATTGGCCTCAAGAACGGGCATTTTCCGAAGGACGTACGGCTGCGATCTTGGGTAGTGTCGATCCCTTAGGTAAAGCAAAAGTTCTGCGGTTTTTGTCTCAATCTCGATTGTTAACGCCCCTGAAACGGGATACCCACTTAGGACGCCCGATCCTCGATGGAAACGGAGGTTACCAGGAAGATCGCGAAAAAGGGGTGCGCGTGATTGAGCTGAATATTATGTTAGCTGGAGCCGATTTGTCTGGGACAGACTTGCGCTGGACGGAATTGAGCGAGGCAAATATGGTAAGAGCCAATCTCAGCGGTTGTGATTTGGTCAAAGCAAACCTGTCACGAACGATTTTGTACGAAGCCAAGCTTTCGGGTGCGGATCTCAAGGGAGTTCGTCTGTTCTATGGCTCCCTGGAAACCGCCAGTCCGCGCAGCCGCAGTAAACGCCCCGACTACCACACGGGGGCACACACTGGCACGGTGGTGGAAAATGCTGATTTTACAGACGTGCAGCGGCTGGACGAACAAGAGCGCAAATACTGCTGTTACTGGTGTGGTGAGCGTTCTCGTAGGACGATTCCCGGTGGCTGTGACGGACTTCCTAATAAATTGGGTCGCTAG
- a CDS encoding YihY/virulence factor BrkB family protein, which yields MSIRRIWLLLKITFSQWRQDQASVMAAALAYYTVFSLAPLLIIVIAIAGAVFGEQAAKGELVMQMQGLIGKDGAQLIQTAIENASQLDPSQGPIPTLINIILLLSGASVIFGQLQQSLNRIWKVEPKPGNGIIDFVRQRLLSFSMVLVIAFLLLVSLVISTILVISGNYLRDLVPGFTYLWHLLNFFVSLGIVTLLFAMMFKILPDAKIAWKDVWMGAALTALLFDIGKFLLGLYLGKTSLASAYGAAGSLVIILTWVFYSAQILFLGAEFTQVYVRSGGQEIAPAEYAMRVPQTSCEEAD from the coding sequence ATGAGCATCAGAAGAATTTGGCTGCTGTTGAAAATAACATTTTCTCAGTGGAGACAAGATCAAGCCTCCGTGATGGCAGCCGCGCTAGCCTATTACACGGTGTTTTCTCTAGCACCACTATTGATTATTGTGATTGCAATTGCAGGAGCCGTATTTGGTGAACAAGCGGCAAAAGGTGAGCTCGTGATGCAAATGCAAGGACTGATTGGCAAAGATGGTGCTCAACTCATCCAGACGGCGATTGAAAATGCCAGTCAGCTCGATCCCAGTCAAGGCCCTATCCCCACCCTGATCAATATCATCCTCCTGCTTTCCGGCGCAAGTGTGATTTTTGGTCAACTTCAACAGTCACTGAACCGAATTTGGAAGGTGGAACCGAAACCAGGAAATGGCATCATCGACTTCGTTCGCCAACGCTTGTTATCGTTCTCGATGGTTCTGGTGATTGCGTTTTTACTGCTCGTGTCGTTAGTGATCAGTACAATCCTGGTGATTTCAGGTAATTATTTGAGGGACTTAGTACCCGGTTTTACCTACTTATGGCACTTGCTCAACTTTTTCGTCTCATTGGGCATTGTCACACTGCTGTTTGCAATGATGTTTAAAATTTTGCCCGATGCCAAAATTGCCTGGAAGGATGTTTGGATGGGTGCTGCGCTCACCGCCCTGCTATTTGATATCGGTAAGTTTCTGCTGGGGTTATATTTGGGTAAAACAAGTTTGGCTTCCGCTTATGGTGCGGCTGGCTCTTTAGTGATTATCCTGACCTGGGTTTTTTATTCCGCTCAGATTTTGTTTTTGGGTGCCGAATTTACCCAGGTTTATGTTAGAAGTGGCGGACAAGAAATTGCTCCGGCTGAGTATGCCATGCGTGTCCCTCAGACTTCTTGTGAGGAAGCCGATTAG
- the gcvP gene encoding aminomethyl-transferring glycine dehydrogenase: protein MSRFPMPNLDVTVNPEAKNPQSVLDSQQNLSSSAVLTPTDSFVWRHIGPSAAEIEQMLNLLGFSNFDALIDQAVPAAIRLNRPLQLSAAQSEDAALAQIKEIASKNQVFRSFMGMGYHDCITPPVIQRNILENPGWYTAYTPYQAEIAQGRLEALLNFQTMIIDLTGLEIANASLLDEGTAAAEAMSMSYGLCKTKANAFFVSSACHPQTIEVVQTRAQPLGIEVIVGNHQSFKFEQPIFGALLQYPATDGTIYDYRVFIEKAHEVGALVTVAADPLSLTLLTPPGEFGADIAVGSTQRFGVPLGYGGPHAAYFATREAYKRQVPGRIVGVSKDAQGKPALRLALQTREQHIRRDKATSNICTAQVLLAVMASMYAVYHGCEGIKRIAQRVHGLTAMLAAGLKRLGYRLGSELFFDTLRVELGIHKLEEILAASQARGINLRVFDTTAVGITLNETTTIEDLLDLWKIFAGVGVQGLAELPFGVEDVAKGVNVAFAEPFARKSSYLTNPVFNRYHSETELLRYLHRLQAKDLSLTTSMIPLGSCTMKLNATAEMIPVTWSEFGKIHPFAPLSQTAGYQVLFQQLEAWLAEITGFAGISLQPNAGSQGEYAGLQVIRQYHQQRGEGHRKICLIPESAHGTNPASAVMCGMKVVPVKCDIQGNVDLDDLKRQAEKYSKELAALMVTYPSTHGVFEESIRDICEMVHAHGGQVYMDGANMNAQVGLCRPGDIGADVCHLNLHKTFCIPHGGGGPGMGPIGVMAHLVPFLPGHSVVEIGGKQRIGAISAAPWGSASILPISWMYIAMMGAEGLTAATKVAILNANYIARRLEAYYPVLYQGKSGLVAHECILDLRQLKKSAGIEVEDIAKRLMDYGFHAPTVSWPVAGTMMVEPTESESKEELDRFCEAMIAIRKEIEEIEAGKVDAQDNVLKNAPHTAEFLMSSEWNHPYSREQAAYPAPWTREHKFWPTVGRIDNAFGDRNLVCSCVGMEAYTQG from the coding sequence ATGAGTCGGTTCCCTATGCCTAACTTGGATGTCACCGTTAATCCTGAAGCGAAAAACCCTCAAAGCGTGCTTGACTCTCAGCAGAATTTATCATCATCAGCAGTCCTTACGCCTACCGATTCCTTTGTGTGGCGGCACATCGGCCCCAGTGCCGCTGAAATTGAACAAATGCTCAACCTTTTGGGGTTCTCCAATTTTGACGCTTTAATTGACCAAGCTGTCCCTGCCGCCATCCGTCTCAATCGACCCCTACAATTATCCGCCGCTCAAAGTGAGGATGCAGCATTAGCTCAGATTAAAGAAATTGCCTCTAAAAATCAAGTGTTTCGGTCGTTTATGGGCATGGGCTACCACGACTGCATCACCCCGCCTGTCATCCAGCGCAACATTCTGGAAAACCCAGGCTGGTACACGGCTTACACCCCTTATCAAGCTGAAATTGCACAAGGACGTCTAGAGGCACTCCTGAATTTTCAAACCATGATCATTGACTTGACGGGTTTGGAAATTGCCAATGCTTCCTTACTGGATGAAGGCACGGCCGCCGCCGAAGCGATGAGCATGAGTTATGGCTTGTGTAAAACCAAAGCCAATGCCTTTTTTGTCTCCAGTGCCTGCCATCCTCAGACGATTGAAGTGGTGCAAACCCGTGCTCAACCCCTGGGAATTGAGGTGATTGTCGGCAACCATCAAAGCTTCAAGTTTGAACAACCGATTTTTGGCGCACTCCTCCAGTATCCAGCCACAGATGGCACGATTTACGACTATCGGGTGTTTATCGAAAAGGCTCATGAAGTGGGTGCATTAGTCACGGTTGCTGCCGACCCCTTAAGCCTTACCCTCCTCACACCCCCTGGAGAATTTGGCGCGGATATCGCGGTAGGAAGCACGCAGCGCTTTGGTGTGCCTCTGGGATACGGGGGGCCTCATGCCGCCTACTTTGCCACGCGAGAAGCCTACAAACGGCAAGTTCCAGGGCGGATTGTGGGTGTCTCCAAAGATGCTCAAGGTAAGCCTGCATTGCGTTTAGCCCTGCAAACTCGTGAGCAACATATCCGCCGTGACAAAGCCACGAGTAATATCTGTACGGCGCAGGTACTACTGGCGGTGATGGCTTCAATGTATGCGGTTTATCACGGTTGTGAGGGAATTAAACGCATTGCCCAGAGGGTACATGGCTTAACGGCGATGCTGGCGGCAGGGTTGAAGCGACTGGGCTACAGACTTGGGTCAGAATTATTCTTTGATACGCTGCGGGTGGAATTGGGCATCCACAAGTTGGAAGAGATTTTAGCGGCGTCCCAGGCGCGTGGCATTAATCTGCGAGTTTTTGACACGACTGCGGTTGGCATTACTTTAAACGAAACCACCACAATTGAAGACTTACTCGATTTGTGGAAGATTTTCGCCGGTGTCGGGGTGCAAGGTCTTGCAGAACTGCCTTTTGGGGTGGAAGATGTCGCGAAGGGGGTCAATGTTGCGTTTGCAGAACCTTTTGCCCGTAAGAGCAGTTATTTAACCAACCCTGTCTTTAACCGCTATCACTCAGAAACGGAATTGTTGCGTTATCTGCATCGACTGCAAGCGAAGGATTTGTCGCTGACAACATCGATGATTCCCTTGGGTTCCTGCACGATGAAGCTGAACGCAACGGCTGAGATGATACCTGTAACTTGGTCGGAGTTTGGTAAGATTCACCCCTTTGCTCCCTTGTCGCAAACGGCTGGGTATCAGGTGTTATTCCAGCAGTTGGAGGCATGGTTGGCGGAAATTACCGGCTTTGCAGGCATTTCTCTCCAGCCGAATGCGGGTTCTCAGGGGGAGTATGCGGGACTTCAGGTGATTCGTCAGTACCATCAACAGCGAGGGGAAGGGCATCGTAAGATTTGTCTGATTCCAGAGTCGGCGCATGGTACCAATCCCGCGAGTGCCGTAATGTGTGGGATGAAGGTGGTACCTGTTAAATGTGATATCCAGGGAAATGTTGACCTGGATGACTTGAAGCGTCAAGCGGAAAAGTACAGTAAAGAACTTGCCGCCTTGATGGTCACTTATCCCTCGACTCACGGTGTGTTTGAGGAGTCGATTCGGGATATCTGCGAGATGGTTCATGCCCACGGGGGACAGGTTTACATGGATGGGGCGAATATGAACGCCCAAGTGGGTTTGTGCCGTCCGGGCGACATTGGGGCGGATGTCTGCCACTTGAATTTGCACAAAACCTTCTGTATTCCTCATGGAGGCGGGGGGCCAGGAATGGGGCCAATTGGGGTAATGGCGCATTTGGTGCCGTTCCTACCTGGGCATTCTGTTGTGGAGATAGGGGGGAAACAACGGATTGGGGCAATTTCTGCGGCACCTTGGGGAAGTGCAAGTATTCTGCCAATTTCTTGGATGTATATTGCCATGATGGGGGCAGAAGGATTGACGGCAGCGACGAAGGTGGCGATTTTGAATGCTAACTATATTGCCCGTCGGTTAGAAGCTTACTATCCGGTTTTGTATCAGGGGAAATCGGGGTTAGTGGCGCATGAATGTATCTTGGATTTGCGACAGTTGAAAAAGTCGGCTGGCATTGAAGTGGAGGATATTGCTAAGCGTTTGATGGATTATGGTTTCCATGCCCCAACCGTTTCATGGCCTGTGGCGGGGACGATGATGGTGGAACCGACTGAAAGCGAGTCGAAGGAAGAATTAGACCGTTTTTGTGAGGCGATGATTGCGATTCGTAAGGAAATTGAAGAGATTGAAGCGGGTAAGGTGGACGCTCAGGATAATGTGTTGAAGAATGCACCCCATACGGCAGAATTTTTGATGAGTTCGGAATGGAATCATCCTTATTCTCGCGAACAGGCGGCATATCCTGCACCTTGGACAAGGGAACACAAATTCTGGCCTACTGTGGGCAGGATTGATAATGCATTTGGCGATCGCAATTTAGTCTGTTCTTGTGTGGGAATGGAGGCGTATACGCAGGGGTAA
- a CDS encoding 2OG-Fe dioxygenase family protein, with amino-acid sequence MQTISGLTKLEYAFLFTLKKVNSIKLDRIKQFFTNLPVDPYIKGQYRFRRFSRFTVSGNELVKLPHGYFLQSKEYNPLMGNLKREFEELEDALIKLEEFQKLVLAFTDSCKLHPEAEIGVHQIRITCLPTNFGNPAPEGIHRDGTDFIGIFSVDRDNIQGGETHLYLQRKAKPVFKKVLNPGELLLVNDHEFLHFTTPVKPQVEQQGTRDVFVLTSPSLISD; translated from the coding sequence ATGCAAACCATATCAGGATTGACAAAATTAGAGTATGCCTTTTTGTTTACGCTGAAAAAGGTAAACTCTATAAAACTGGATAGGATTAAGCAATTTTTTACCAATCTTCCGGTTGACCCCTATATCAAAGGTCAGTATCGCTTCAGAAGATTTTCTCGATTTACTGTATCGGGGAATGAGTTAGTCAAGCTTCCTCATGGCTACTTTTTGCAAAGTAAGGAATATAACCCATTAATGGGCAATCTGAAGAGAGAGTTTGAAGAACTCGAAGATGCTCTGATTAAGCTAGAGGAATTTCAGAAACTGGTTTTAGCCTTCACTGATTCTTGTAAACTTCATCCAGAAGCTGAAATTGGAGTTCATCAAATCAGGATAACCTGTTTGCCAACGAATTTTGGCAATCCAGCACCTGAAGGAATTCATCGGGATGGGACGGATTTTATCGGTATATTCTCAGTAGATAGAGACAATATTCAGGGTGGAGAAACCCATCTCTATCTACAGAGAAAGGCAAAGCCTGTGTTTAAAAAAGTGCTGAATCCAGGGGAATTGCTCTTAGTCAATGACCATGAATTCCTACATTTTACGACTCCTGTTAAGCCCCAAGTAGAGCAGCAAGGGACAAGGGATGTTTTTGTTCTGACTTCTCCCAGTTTAATTTCTGATTAA
- a CDS encoding aldolase/citrate lyase family protein: MRENQLKRKLQQGEVVLGLFVNCSYPGFVEICGHAGFDFVVIDLEHGPLHPLVAEDLCRAADSVGISPVVRVGKNDSWQIQRALDIGSAGVQVPQIETHTDAVSCVKSAKFNPLGSRGLSFYTRAGVYTAAGAQITDKLNAESLVIIHVEGIRGVENLAEIVSVPHIDVIFLGPYDLSQSLGIPGQVRDSRVIDLMHQCIDTIRSAGKVVGTFADNPEAAKQWIDAGIQYIALGVDVGIFLRACQGLVKAIRTEA, from the coding sequence ATTCGCGAAAACCAACTGAAACGCAAACTCCAGCAAGGTGAAGTTGTACTCGGTCTGTTTGTTAACTGTTCTTATCCGGGATTTGTGGAAATCTGTGGACATGCAGGTTTTGACTTTGTGGTTATCGATCTGGAACATGGCCCCCTTCACCCCTTGGTTGCGGAAGACCTCTGCCGTGCCGCCGATAGCGTGGGCATTTCCCCCGTCGTGCGTGTCGGGAAGAATGACTCTTGGCAAATTCAGCGTGCGCTCGATATCGGGAGTGCAGGCGTGCAAGTACCACAAATTGAAACCCACACAGATGCCGTATCTTGCGTCAAGAGTGCCAAGTTCAATCCCCTCGGTTCGCGAGGTCTTTCTTTTTACACTCGCGCTGGCGTTTACACGGCAGCAGGGGCGCAAATTACAGACAAACTCAACGCAGAATCCCTGGTAATCATTCACGTTGAAGGCATACGGGGGGTAGAGAATCTGGCAGAGATTGTCAGTGTCCCTCACATTGATGTGATTTTTCTCGGCCCCTACGATTTGTCGCAATCCCTAGGTATTCCCGGTCAGGTGCGTGATTCCCGTGTGATTGACCTGATGCACCAATGTATTGATACCATTCGCAGCGCGGGAAAAGTCGTTGGCACCTTTGCCGACAATCCGGAAGCAGCCAAGCAGTGGATTGATGCTGGCATTCAGTATATTGCCCTAGGCGTAGACGTTGGTATCTTCCTTCGAGCTTGTCAGGGATTGGTAAAAGCGATACGGACTGAAGCTTAG
- a CDS encoding glycosyltransferase family 2 protein: MRPKYSLVIPVYNEEKSIAELYRRLSAVIDQLGEPVEVILVNDGSRDRTLSLLRELHEKDPRICYISLARNFGHQIAVTAGLNFVRGDAIVVMDADLQDPPELIPVLVEKWQQGYEVVYAQRTQRKKESWLKRLPAYLFYRILRRLADIEIPLDTGDFCLMDRKVVDVLNSMPERNRFIRGLRSWVGLQQTCVCFERDPRFAGEVQYTFRKSLSLAAIGLISFSRVPLRLSTYLGLLAAAAAVLMAILVFYWRIVAPSSPLTGLATIMIAMFFLGAVQLVSIGILGEYVGRIYEEVKGRPLYVLSEVGGFAEPHSAYKN, encoded by the coding sequence GTGCGCCCCAAGTATTCCCTAGTGATTCCCGTCTATAACGAGGAAAAGAGTATTGCGGAACTATACCGACGGTTAAGTGCGGTGATCGATCAACTAGGGGAACCGGTGGAAGTCATTTTAGTGAATGATGGTAGCCGCGATCGCACGCTTTCCCTGTTGCGAGAACTGCATGAGAAAGACCCGCGAATTTGCTACATTAGTCTCGCTCGTAACTTTGGTCATCAAATTGCTGTTACCGCCGGTCTCAATTTTGTGCGCGGTGATGCGATCGTGGTGATGGATGCCGACTTACAAGACCCACCCGAATTAATCCCGGTTCTTGTGGAAAAGTGGCAACAAGGTTACGAAGTTGTCTATGCCCAACGCACTCAGCGCAAAAAAGAAAGCTGGCTCAAGCGCCTCCCCGCCTATTTGTTTTATCGTATCCTGCGGCGTTTGGCAGATATCGAAATTCCCCTGGATACGGGGGATTTTTGTTTGATGGATCGCAAAGTGGTGGATGTCCTCAATTCCATGCCAGAACGCAACCGCTTCATTCGGGGACTGCGTTCCTGGGTGGGATTGCAGCAGACTTGCGTTTGCTTTGAACGTGACCCCCGCTTTGCGGGTGAAGTGCAGTACACGTTTCGCAAGTCCCTCTCCTTAGCGGCAATTGGTTTGATTTCCTTTTCTAGAGTGCCGTTACGTCTCTCAACTTACCTCGGCTTACTCGCGGCAGCGGCGGCAGTTCTGATGGCGATACTCGTGTTTTATTGGCGCATTGTTGCCCCATCTTCCCCCTTGACAGGATTGGCAACCATTATGATTGCCATGTTCTTTCTGGGTGCGGTGCAGTTGGTGAGTATTGGTATTTTGGGTGAGTATGTGGGGCGTATTTATGAAGAGGTAAAGGGCAGACCCCTGTATGTGTTATCGGAGGTGGGAGGGTTTGCTGAACCCCATTCTGCTTACAAAAATTGA